The sequence below is a genomic window from bacterium.
CACGTCCTTGGGGGATTCGCCGGGGGTCGCCCCGCGCTCGACCAGCGGCGTCATCTTGCTCCGCGTGCGGTTCCACACCGTCACCGCGTAGCCGGTATCCGCCAGATGCCCGGCCATCGGGCGTCCCATGATCCCCAGGCCGATGAAACCGATACGCTCGCTCACCTGTCGCTCACCTCCAGAGCCGTGTCAGTCGGTCCACCCCGCCGCCTGGGCCCGGGCTTCGCGGTCGGCGTCCAGGATCGCATCGAGCGAGGTGGCCGGACGGGGGGTATGACGGTCGAGGACTTTCCGGACGTTCCGGGCGATGTCGGGGAACCGCAACCGTCCCTCCAGGAACAGCCGGACGGACACCTCATTCGCCGCGTTGAGGGCGGCCGGGGCGGTGCCGCCCATGTCCAGCGCCGTCCGCGCGTACCCCAAGCAGGGAAACCGGATCGGATCCGGGGCTTCGAAGGCCAGGTTTCCGGCAGTACGCAGGTCCAGCCGCACTCCCGTCCCGGGCAGCCGGCGGGGAAAGGTCAGCGCGTACTGGATCGGCAGATGCATGTCGGCCGCGCCGAGTTGGGCCAGGAAGGAGCCGTCGACGAACTCGACCAGCGAGTGCACCACGCTTTGAGGGTGGATCACGACCTCGATCCGGTCCGTGGGGACGGTGAAGAGCCAGTGCGCCTCGATCACCTCGAGTCCTTTGTTCATTAGCGTGGCGGAGTCGATGGTCACTTTCGGCCCCATCTTCCATGTGGGGTGCCGCAGCGCATCCGCCGGGGTGACCGAGTCTAAGGCCGCGACGTTCAGGCGGAGGAAGGGCCCGCCGGACGCGGTGAGCCACAGGCGCGCCACCGCCTCAGCTCGCTGGCCGGCGAGACACTGAAAGATCGCCGAGTGCTCGCTGTCCACCGGCAGAATCCGCCGTCCCGCCCGCGAGGCAGCCTGGGTGACCAGGGCCCCGCCCGCGACCAGCACCTCTTTGGTGGCGAGGGCGATGTCCTTGCCCCCCGACAGGGCGGCGAGCGTGGGGGCAAGCCCGGCCGCGCCGACCACCCCGACGAGGACGAGATCCGCCGTGGTTCCCGCGGCAAGATCGGCCAACCCTTCCGGGCCGGCCAGTACGTCTCCCCGCCAATCGGGAACGAGGTCCCGAAATGTGCGGGCGCTCTCGTGGGAGTCGATCGCGACGGCTTCCGGACGGACCGCGCGCACCTGTTCGGCAAAGAGCGCCAGGTTGGACCGCGCGGACATGCCCGCCACAGAGACCTCACCGTTGAGGCGGCCGATGACGTCCAAGGCCGTCCGGCCGATCGATCCGGTCGACCCGAGGACGGTAACGCGGCGCATCACGCCGTTTGGCACCCCACTATTATGCACCATGTCGGCCGATTTTGCTTGCGCTCCAATGCTTCACACAGACTTGACCGAGCCTTCACGCCTCTTTGACGCCACCCGAGTAAAATCTATGGGGGGGCGCGTCTGATCTCGCTTTGCCCGCCGCAACGCAGGGAACCACAAGGGAGGTGTGGTATGAATGACCGTCGGCATGAATGGTAAGCGTAGTACCCCGCCACCCACAGCATCCTCAGCCCCCGTAGAGCAACGATACGGACTTCTCGAAGAGCTGGCCAGTACCATCCTCGAGTCGGCCAAGGCCCTGGCAGAGACACTGGAAGGACGAATCCCGTCGCCCCAGGCGTGGTCGATGATCCGCGATCTCGAGCACAAAGGCGACGCCATCGCCCGGGATCTCTTTGAGGCGATCACCGCCTCGCCCCCCGCGCCCATCCCCACCGAAGCCGTGCAGGCCCTGACGGGGTATCTCGACGATGTCCTCGACGCGATCGAGGCGGCGGCCGCGCGTCTGGCGATCCACCGCATCAAGCGGGCGATCCCAACCGCTCGGGCGATGGGCCGGATCGTGCTCGAGTCGGCGCAGGAGTTAAAACGGGCGATCGCGCAGCTGCGCGGCATGCACGACGTCTTCCCGCACACCCGCGCACTCCACTTGTTGGAAAACCGCGGGGACGACCTGCTCCGCGAGGCGATCGAGCAGTTGTTCGCGGGGCGGGCCACCGCCAAAGAGATCATTAAGTGGAAGGACATCTTGGAGAACCTCGAGGCCAGCACAGACCGGTGCGAGGATATCGCCAACATCTTGGAGACCATCGTTGTCCAGGCCGGCGCCGAGGATAAGCTCATCGCCCAAGGGCTCGTGATGGACGTCGAGGATCACAAGGTGAGCGTGGCGGGGGACGAGGTCCCCTTGTCCAGCAAAGAGTTCGATCTCCTCCACCTGCTCCTGCGCCATCTGGGAAAGATCGTGCGCCGCGAACGGCTGCTGCAGGATGTCTGGGGGGACGACTACTTCGGCGATACCCGCACGCTCGACACCCACATCGCCTGGCTGCGGAAAAAGGTGGAGGCAAAGGGCGGGGTGCGCATCACCGCGGTGCGCGGGGTCGGGTATCGCCTCGATCCACGGGCGTGATTTTGCGTATTCTTCACTGACCCTTCACTCGGCAGCCCCTTCTGTGTCCATAGGATGGAAGCATGGATCTGCAGGTGTGCCTGCACCGCGCGAACGGACGGACCCGGGCGGGATCAGGAGCCGCTCGGCCCCCCGAGCCCCCGGCCCCTCTCACGGCACGCGAGCTCGAGGTCCTGAGTGGCCTCGCCGCGGGACTCAGCGACCGGGAGGTCGCCCTCCGGGTGATGCTCTTCGAACCGGCCCTCCGGGCGACGCTGCGATCGATCTACCAAAAGCTGGGCGTTCACACGAGGCACGAGGCCGTAGCCTGCGTGGCCAGGTACCGGAGCGACTCGTAACGTGGAGACCTCGGCTCGGATCCCCATGGCGCGCAGGAAGCGGATCGCGCTGATCGCGCACGATAACAAGAAGGCCGATCTCCTCGAGTGGATCGCGTTCAACAAAGGCCTGCTGGCCCGGCACGAGTTGTACGCGACGCACACGACGGGGCGGCTCGTTGCCGAGAGCCTCGGCCTTACCGTGGTGGAGTTTCGCAGCGGTCCGCTGGGTGGCGATCAGCAGATCGGCGCCCGGATCGTGGACGGCGCGCTCGATTTCCTGATCTTCTTTTGGGACCCACTCGAACCCCACCCCCATGACCCCGACGTGCGCGCGTTGCTGCGCGTAGCGGTTGTATGGAACATCCCGGTCGCGTGCAACCGCGCGTCGGCGGATTTCATGATCTCCTCGCCGCTGATGGACGACGCCTACCAGCGCCTGGTCCCGCCGTACGATGGGACTCCCGAAATCGCGCCCTCGCCCCCACTGATCCCGGTCGACGTATAACACCCTTAACACTCTTTTAACGCTGGCTTGACCGACCCATCGCATATCGATTTTCCCTGTAAGGTAGCGTGGAAGGTGCGTTCAGAATACAGAGGGATGGGACGCGTATCTCCCTCTCGAGGAGGGGTAGTATGAATATCGCTCTACGGCGGCGGTTACTCGTGGGGCTGGTTCTCTGCGGGCTGCTGCTTGGCCTCACCGGCCTGGGGATGGGGACCACCGGCGCAGGCGCCGCCGGCCTCGTCACCCTGAACGGCGCGGGCGCCACATTCCCGTACCCGCTCTACTCGAGGTGGTTTGCGGAATACAACCGCGCGCACCCCGACGTCCGGATCAACTACCAATCGATCGGGAGCGGCGGCGGCATCGCGCAGGTCCAGAAGGGCACCGTGGACTTTGGGGCCTCCGACGCCCCGCTCTCGGACGCGCAGCTCAAGGATATGGGACGGCCGGTCGTGCTGATCCCGACGGTCGCCGGGGCGGTCGCGATGACCTACAATCTCCCCGGCATCGGGACGGGGGTCAGGCTCACCTCGGAAAACGTCGTCGACATCTTCATGGGCCAGATCGCCAAGTGGAACGACCCGAAGATCCTGGCCAATAACCCCGCGATGAAGCTGCCGGATATGCCGGTCACGGTCGTGCATCGCTCGGACGGGAGCGGCACGACGTTCATCTTCACCTCGTTCCTGTCGGAGGTCAGCAAGGCCTGGTCGGACAAGGTTGGACGGAGCACGTCGGTGGAGTG
It includes:
- a CDS encoding 1-deoxy-D-xylulose-5-phosphate reductoisomerase; the protein is MRRVTVLGSTGSIGRTALDVIGRLNGEVSVAGMSARSNLALFAEQVRAVRPEAVAIDSHESARTFRDLVPDWRGDVLAGPEGLADLAAGTTADLVLVGVVGAAGLAPTLAALSGGKDIALATKEVLVAGGALVTQAASRAGRRILPVDSEHSAIFQCLAGQRAEAVARLWLTASGGPFLRLNVAALDSVTPADALRHPTWKMGPKVTIDSATLMNKGLEVIEAHWLFTVPTDRIEVVIHPQSVVHSLVEFVDGSFLAQLGAADMHLPIQYALTFPRRLPGTGVRLDLRTAGNLAFEAPDPIRFPCLGYARTALDMGGTAPAALNAANEVSVRLFLEGRLRFPDIARNVRKVLDRHTPRPATSLDAILDADREARAQAAGWTD
- a CDS encoding DUF47 family protein; the protein is MTVGMNGKRSTPPPTASSAPVEQRYGLLEELASTILESAKALAETLEGRIPSPQAWSMIRDLEHKGDAIARDLFEAITASPPAPIPTEAVQALTGYLDDVLDAIEAAAARLAIHRIKRAIPTARAMGRIVLESAQELKRAIAQLRGMHDVFPHTRALHLLENRGDDLLREAIEQLFAGRATAKEIIKWKDILENLEASTDRCEDIANILETIVVQAGAEDKLIAQGLVMDVEDHKVSVAGDEVPLSSKEFDLLHLLLRHLGKIVRRERLLQDVWGDDYFGDTRTLDTHIAWLRKKVEAKGGVRITAVRGVGYRLDPRA
- a CDS encoding helix-turn-helix transcriptional regulator; this translates as MDLQVCLHRANGRTRAGSGAARPPEPPAPLTARELEVLSGLAAGLSDREVALRVMLFEPALRATLRSIYQKLGVHTRHEAVACVARYRSDS
- a CDS encoding methylglyoxal synthase, with protein sequence MARRKRIALIAHDNKKADLLEWIAFNKGLLARHELYATHTTGRLVAESLGLTVVEFRSGPLGGDQQIGARIVDGALDFLIFFWDPLEPHPHDPDVRALLRVAVVWNIPVACNRASADFMISSPLMDDAYQRLVPPYDGTPEIAPSPPLIPVDV
- the pstS gene encoding phosphate ABC transporter substrate-binding protein PstS; the protein is MNIALRRRLLVGLVLCGLLLGLTGLGMGTTGAGAAGLVTLNGAGATFPYPLYSRWFAEYNRAHPDVRINYQSIGSGGGIAQVQKGTVDFGASDAPLSDAQLKDMGRPVVLIPTVAGAVAMTYNLPGIGTGVRLTSENVVDIFMGQIAKWNDPKILANNPAMKLPDMPVTVVHRSDGSGTTFIFTSFLSEVSKAWSDKVGRSTSVEWPTGIGGKGNEGVAGAVKQTPGAIGYVELAYVVQNQLTYAVLKNRDGTWVAPSLSSTTAAAAGGA